From the genome of Rhineura floridana isolate rRhiFlo1 chromosome 7, rRhiFlo1.hap2, whole genome shotgun sequence, one region includes:
- the LOC133389651 gene encoding tRNA-specific adenosine deaminase 1-like produces MEKDGAGASVVDVHRTGAKCVPGEAGDSHRPGGDFHTVGLLRVKPGRGAQTASMSCSDKLACWHVLGCQGALLMHLLQQPICLSAVVVGRCPYSKEALQRAIVARCRPVLGLPDGFRAQEVETLQSQLLFVHSRKAVEASHALGQGKVVPCGAAISWSAVPEHPLDVISHGFKQGTTKKAIGSPKSRSWICKVVLFQAFLKLVRSIPQESLPETLRAKRLQTYWEYKEGAASYQEAWKVLRSQTLSSWVRNSRSYLHFV; encoded by the coding sequence ATGGAAAAGGATGGtgctggagccagtgtggtggatgTCCACCGGACTGGGGCCAAGTGTGTCCCCGGAGAGGCAGGGGACTCCCACCGGCCTGGTGGTGACTTCCACACCGTGGGGCTTCTACGGGTCAAACCAGGCCGTGGGGCCCAGACGGCCTCCATGTCGTGCAGCGATAAGCTGGCATGCTGGCACGTCCTTGGCTGCCAGGGTGCTCTCCTGATGCATCTCCTCCAGCAGCCCATCTGCTTGTCGGCCGTGGTCGTGGGCCGTTGTCCCTACAGCAAGGAGGCCCTGCAGAGGGCCATTGTTGCAAGGTGTCGGCCTGTCTTGGGTTTGCCAGACGGTTTCCGGGCTCAAGAGGTGGAAACCCTGCAGTCCCAGCTGCTCTTCGTCCACAGCCGCAAAGCAGTTGAGGCCAGCCATGCTCTGGGTCAAGGGAAGGTGGTGCCGTGCGGTGCAGCTATCAGCTGGAGTGCTGTTCCGGAGCACCCACTAGATGTCATTTCACATGGCTTCAAGCAGGGGACAACCAAGAAAGCAATTGGGAGCCCAAAGTCCAGGTCTTGGATCTGCAAGGTGGTACTCTTCCAGGCATTCCTGAAGCTGGTGAGAAGCATCCCACAAGAGAGTCTGCCAGAAACTCTCAGAGCGAAGAGATTACAGACTTACTGGGAATACAAGGAAGGTGCTGCCAGTTACCAAGAAGCCTGGAAGGTCCTGCGCAGCCagaccttgagctcctgggtgaGGAACAGTCGCAGTTACCTGCACTTCGTGTGA